A segment of the Agarivorans albus genome:
TTAAAGCAGAACAAGGTGAGAAGTATATAGGATGATAGACCCTGCTAGTGTGTTGTCAGAGGTGATTGAAATTGCTCGTGGTGCTGGCGAAATTATTCGTAAAATCTATGAAGAAGGTGATTTTGTTAGCGAAGTAAAAGATGATGCTACGCCGGTAACCTCGGCGGATTATGCTGCGCATCATTACATTATGGACGCACTTAGCAAGCTTACCCCAGAGATCCCGATTTTATCTGAAGAACAAGCCGATATTAGCTTAGCGGACAGAGAAGCTTGGCAATGTTATTGGTTAGTTGACCCGCTTGATGGTACTCAAGAGTTTGTTTCTGGTAGTGGCGATTTTGCCACCGAGATTGCCTTAGTCCAAAATAACCAACCAGTGCTTGGCGTAGTGTACGGACCCATTGTGCAAATCTTGTATGCTGCGGTAAAAGGCCACGGCGCCTTTAAAGAGCAAAACGGTACACGTACTTCAATAAA
Coding sequences within it:
- the cysQ gene encoding 3'(2'),5'-bisphosphate nucleotidase CysQ, with product MIDPASVLSEVIEIARGAGEIIRKIYEEGDFVSEVKDDATPVTSADYAAHHYIMDALSKLTPEIPILSEEQADISLADREAWQCYWLVDPLDGTQEFVSGSGDFATEIALVQNNQPVLGVVYGPIVQILYAAVKGHGAFKEQNGTRTSIKSRHYPDKPEHIRVATSRVQRPALLQAILNCNYHYKLYPLGSASLKSCMVAEGAADCYIRVGPTGEWDTGAPQVILQEAGGTLLDLHLRELSYNQRESLENPNFISLGDPQLPWRDILKNPS